In the Planctomycetaceae bacterium genome, TTGCCAGAGCCCGCGATGAATGACCGACCCCAGCTTTCTCTTTTTGCGTTCGAAACTGGTTTGGTAATCGAGGTCGTGTTCGGGGGCGCGTTCTTCGGGGGCAGGCAGCGCGATGAATTCTGCATGATCCTGGACCAGATCGCTGATCACATCCCAATATTCTGCTACGTCTGTCCAGGAATGCAGGTGCCCACCGGGCTGAATGATCGTAGCCAGCATGTCCAGGAATTCTTCGGTGAAGATCCGACGCTTGTGATGACGTTTCTTCCACCAGGGATCGGGGAAATAGACGTGTGCCGCCGACACGGAGGAAGGTGCGATGAGTTCCGTCAACACTCGTTTTGCATCGCCACCAATCACCCGGGCATTTGTGAGATCGCGTTTCATCAAACGCGTGGCTGTTCGACGACCTTCGCGATAGTCGATCTCCAGCCCAAGGTAATTGACTTGTGGATTGTTGACGGCAGCGTTGAACAGAAACAATCCTCGCCCGCAGCCGATATCGAGTTCGACGGGATTATTGTTGCCGTAAAATGCGGGCCAATCCAAAGCTGGTCCCACATCCTCTATTGTCTGAAACCAGGGTTTGAGTGGCTTGATCGGTGCGGTCTGCATGGAGACGTCAGTCACATTTAGATTCGTTCAATCGGATCCGGTTGTTCGCTCAGCTTTGCTTGTTGACGGTCACACCCAGCATCTGCCCTTCGAACATGAGCTCACCTTCCACGAATCCCTGAAAGTTGAACTGAGCCAGTTTTCGGGCCATGACTCGTGTGACTTTGGCAATCAGGATCAGTCGACAGTTCGGGAAGATGGGCTTACGGAAACGTACATTATCCATCCCTCCAAATCCCAGATAATCACCGCCGATCAGGTCATAACGGCGGGCATAAAATCCCCCCAGCTGAGCAGCACTTTCGCACTGAACAACGCCCGGCATCAGCGGGAATCCGGGCATATGCCCCCGTGCCCAGAATTCGTTTTCCGTGACGTCTTTGTAGCCGACAATCAAATGCTGCGATTGATCGACATGCACAACGGCCGTCAACTGCTCCATTTCGAAGCGTTGAGGATTTGTGTTCCGGATTTCTTCCAACCCGAAGATCGGTTGGCTGAAATCCAGTTGAGACAAGTCGCAGATGGGTTCGGATGCCATCGCCTGAGAGCTCCAGAAGGGAATTTCCGAATCAAAGGCGGGGATTGTACTGATTTCGTCCGTATCTCAAAACGGCACAGCCAAATCCAGTGTCAGGTTTCGACTTTCGGGTTTCTTTTGAAGGGGAGAGCGCAAACCAGACAGGAAAATTCTGACAGAAAACGCCAAAAACCATCCCTGAAGCTGTCATCGTGTCCGTATGGTTTCACAGATCGATAGGAGCTGCTCTCGTAGGGTGCGATCGTGAACCGTTAATCAGACGCTGCTGTGCCGTCTTACCGGACCGGCAAAGGACCGCTACCTCCTGAATTTCGAATATGACTGAAAAACACACCCGCCGAGACCTGATGAACGCAGTGCGTTCGCTGGCTGCAAGTCGCCCGATCCTGCCCGAAAGCCAGTCTCGTACCGACGCTGTCTCCGGTTTAGTCGCGCCGGTTTGTGGCGACACCATTCGAATTGCCAGCCGAGCGATGGCGTGTGAATTTGGTGTGATCCTGAATCCCGGTTCGCCGGAGCATCTGACGGCAGCCGGAGACTTGTTGAATCTTGTGCACGATATCGAACTGTGGCTGAGTGCTTATCAGGACAACAGTGAGCTGTCGGTTTTGAATCGTCAGGCGTCTGAAAAGCCGATGCATGTGAGGCGATCTCTGTTCGAACTGCTTGTCATGTCGAAAGAAATTCATTCTCGAACCAACGGAGCGTTTGATATCACGGCGGGACCTCTCATCAAGCTCTGGCGAGCAGCTCGGGCACAGAAAAAGATTCCCACGACCGATGATGTGAGGTTGGCGATGCAAAGCGTTGGCAGCCAGCATCTGTCACTGCATGAAGAGAGCTGCAGCGTTCAGTTTGAGGTTGCCGGGATGGCACTCGATCCCGGTGCTATCGGCAAAGGCTATGCCCTGGATGAAGTCGCGAAGTGGCTGAATCAAACCGAGGAGGCCCCCGCAAACTACCTCCTCCACGGTGGACACAGCAGTTTGATTGGACGCGGTCATCACAACGGTCTGGACGGATGGCCAGTCGGAATTGGAAACCCACTTTTCACCGAAAAACGACTCGCAACTGTGCTTCTGCGAGATGAGGCAATGTCCACCAGTGGCTCCAATATTCAGTTCTACCGCTACGAGGGGCAGCGGTACGGACACATTCTTGATCCCAGGACAGGTTGGCCTGTCGAGGGAATGCTGTCGGTGACCGTAGTTGCCGGTTCTGCCGCATTGGCAGATGCCGTCTCCACTGCGTTTTTCGTGCTGGGGGTCGAAAAAGCGGTGCAATGTTGTGAGAATCTCAACGGCGTTGGTGTTATTCTGATGCCCTTTCCGGTTAAAGGTCGAAAGATCGAACCGGTTGTCGTCGGAATCCCCGCCGATCAGATTTTCTGGGATCCTGACCAGGTCGTGGCTCCTGAATATCTCTGACGATGGCAGAATTTCCGCGACGCCCCCGTTCCCTCCTGACGTCTCTCCCTGACTGTTTACCGCCGCCTGATTTTTCCTGCACTGGAGTTTTTGATTCGTGCCCGAAATACGACGATACTCTCTGACAGCGATTGTCCTGCTCGTCGGGTTGCGCCTCGCGATCGGATGGCAGTTGCTGTACGAAGGGCTCTGGAAGATAGACACTTACAGCACGCCACGTCCCTGGACTTCTGCCGGATACCTGAAGAACTCCGAAGGTCCCTTGCGCGATGTCTTCCGGTCGATGGCTGGCGATCCGGACGAACTGGGATGGCTGGATTATGGGACTGTTGCGAATCGCTGGAAAGACTGGAGCGAACGCTTTCAGTCACACTACAACCTGAGTAGTGCGCAGATCGATTCATTAAATCGAATGCTCAACGGTTCGGTGGAAAAAGTTGGCGATCAGGAAGTGTTCTCAGCAAAGCTTGCCAAATTGCCGAACGGGATCGAGAAACTTAACGTCAACGAAAAGATTGCATGGTTTGACGCGAATGCACAGAAGCTTTTCGTGAGCGCTCAGCGATTTCTTACGCCTCAGGAAAAAGCTCGCCTGGAGTCCCTGGTGAAAGGCCGCGAAGACGCCGAGTCGCGATTGTTTCTTACAGCCGTCGACACAGTCTACGAAAATCAAAAACGCGGAATGGGTTACTACTCGAAACTGGCCGGAACGCTGCGTGGCGACCCGGAACTCGTTGGAAACGAAGACTGGCAATTACTTGGAAAGCTTGAACAGTATCAGTCTCAACTGGCTCACTATCAAAAGGCTCGCGAAGAAGCGAAATCTTCATTCCAGTGGGACCATTTGAACTACGAATGGGGAAAACTACAGACGCTCCGGACGGAATTGACCAGTCCTGTCAAAGCCCTGGAAGCTGAGCTTCAGGAGAAGGCTCAGAAGATGCTTTCAGTCGGGCAACTCCAACAGGGATCTGTTTCCGAACCCTGGACTCTGCTTCGGGTGACCGACATTCTGACGATTGCCGGTTTGACCATCCTCGGGGTGATGTTGCTTTTGGGACTGGGAACTCGTTTGGCCTGCATCATGGCTGCATTCATGCTGTTCAACTTTTATATGGCAATGCCGCCCTGGCCGGGCGTCCCCGAAGCTCCGGGCCCGGAACACAGCTTCATTATCAACAAGAATCTCATCGAAGTTATCGCACTCTGCGGTCTTGCCGCACTTCCGACGGGATATTGGTTTGGACTGGATTCACTGATGAAAAGGTGGCTGGCCTCCCGGAGCACCGCTCCTGCGAAGGCCGGTCAGGCTGACCCCGGCGCTCAGGCCGCTCCAGCTCCTGCGGCGGGCTGATCAAACTCGACGGCCACGATGGCCTGGCACCAGCAGAATACTCATGGCACCTCGTCAAAGGTGATCGGGCTCGAGGCTCGTGAAGGCACCTGACCAAACCCATCAAAAATCAAACGACTGCATACCTGCAGTTCAGATCAATAAGGAATTTCGAAAATGTTACTCACACCAGAACAGCAGAAGATTGGCAACGACAACTTCAAAGAGGCGGTTGGCGTCACCCGCCGCGACTTCCTGAAAGACGTGGCCGCGGCTGGTACCGGGCTCGGCGCGGCTTATTTTGGATATAGTAAGCTGAAGGGCAAGCCGATTCGCACGGCGTTTATCGGAACGGGCGATGAAGGCAACGTCCTGATCAGCGAACATCCAACCGACTACATGGAAATTGTGGCTATCGCCGACATTCGTCCGGCGAACCTCAAGCGGACTTTCACAGGAAGCCATCCTGAAGCTCGCCGCGGACTGAACGCAGTCCTGGGACAGGCGAAAGCTTCGGAAGTGAAGACCTTCAAGAGCCACAAAGAGCTGCTGGCAAAGAAAGATGAACTTGGCCTGGAAGCAGTTGTCATCGCTGTCCCGCTGAATCAGCACGCACCGATTGCCATTGAATGTCTGGAGGCGGGATTGCATGTGCTATGCGAAAAACTGATGGCACAGAATATCACCGACTGCAAACGAATGATCAAAGTCGCGGAAGACAAAGGTCTGATGCTGGCGGTCGGACATCAGAGGCACTACAGCGTTCTTTACGAAAACGCGGCCTTTCTTACAAAGCAGGGACTCCTGGGAGACATCAAATTCATCCGCGCGCAGTGGCACCGCAACAATAGTTTTCCCGATGCCGATGCATGGCGAAAGTGGCAGTACGATGGCTATGCCAGGCAGGACCACAAGTACCTGGAAGAGCTGGAAAAATCCGGTGAATTGAAAGAGCTTGGATACGATTCAGCGAGGCAACTGGTCGACTGGCGTTTGTACAACTCCACCGGTGGTGGACTGATGGCGGAACTCGGCAGCCACCAGATGGATGCAGCCAGCATCTTTCTGGGTAAAGTTCATCCCGTGGCCGTACAGGGTTACGGTGGCAAGAACTTCTACGGGATTGAAGGTCTCGGGCCGAAGGACAAATGGACGGATGACCGGGAAATTGATGATCAGATCTTTGTGACCTTCGAATTTCCAGGCAAACTCTACGAGAAGAATCAGAACGACATTTCCGTTGTGACTTACTCCTCAATGAATACCAACAGCTGGGAACCATACGGCGAAGCGATTTTCGGCAGCCGAGGAACCATCGTCATGAAGACGGAAAAGGAAGCGTTGCTGTACAAAGAGCCGAGCCGCAACAGTCCGGGCGGAGTTGAACAACGCATCTGGGTTGTGAACAGTCAGGGTGACGGCCCGGCGCTGGACAGCTACGAAACCGGAGCTCCCAGCGCGGCAGCAAACGCTGACGCCGGT is a window encoding:
- the trmB gene encoding tRNA (guanosine(46)-N7)-methyltransferase TrmB, whose product is MQTAPIKPLKPWFQTIEDVGPALDWPAFYGNNNPVELDIGCGRGLFLFNAAVNNPQVNYLGLEIDYREGRRTATRLMKRDLTNARVIGGDAKRVLTELIAPSSVSAAHVYFPDPWWKKRHHKRRIFTEEFLDMLATIIQPGGHLHSWTDVAEYWDVISDLVQDHAEFIALPAPEERAPEHDLDYQTSFERKKRKLGSVIHRGLWQRR
- a CDS encoding 3-hydroxyacyl-ACP dehydratase FabZ family protein, encoding MASEPICDLSQLDFSQPIFGLEEIRNTNPQRFEMEQLTAVVHVDQSQHLIVGYKDVTENEFWARGHMPGFPLMPGVVQCESAAQLGGFYARRYDLIGGDYLGFGGMDNVRFRKPIFPNCRLILIAKVTRVMARKLAQFNFQGFVEGELMFEGQMLGVTVNKQS
- a CDS encoding FAD:protein FMN transferase, yielding MTEKHTRRDLMNAVRSLAASRPILPESQSRTDAVSGLVAPVCGDTIRIASRAMACEFGVILNPGSPEHLTAAGDLLNLVHDIELWLSAYQDNSELSVLNRQASEKPMHVRRSLFELLVMSKEIHSRTNGAFDITAGPLIKLWRAARAQKKIPTTDDVRLAMQSVGSQHLSLHEESCSVQFEVAGMALDPGAIGKGYALDEVAKWLNQTEEAPANYLLHGGHSSLIGRGHHNGLDGWPVGIGNPLFTEKRLATVLLRDEAMSTSGSNIQFYRYEGQRYGHILDPRTGWPVEGMLSVTVVAGSAALADAVSTAFFVLGVEKAVQCCENLNGVGVILMPFPVKGRKIEPVVVGIPADQIFWDPDQVVAPEYL
- a CDS encoding Gfo/Idh/MocA family oxidoreductase codes for the protein MLLTPEQQKIGNDNFKEAVGVTRRDFLKDVAAAGTGLGAAYFGYSKLKGKPIRTAFIGTGDEGNVLISEHPTDYMEIVAIADIRPANLKRTFTGSHPEARRGLNAVLGQAKASEVKTFKSHKELLAKKDELGLEAVVIAVPLNQHAPIAIECLEAGLHVLCEKLMAQNITDCKRMIKVAEDKGLMLAVGHQRHYSVLYENAAFLTKQGLLGDIKFIRAQWHRNNSFPDADAWRKWQYDGYARQDHKYLEELEKSGELKELGYDSARQLVDWRLYNSTGGGLMAELGSHQMDAASIFLGKVHPVAVQGYGGKNFYGIEGLGPKDKWTDDREIDDQIFVTFEFPGKLYEKNQNDISVVTYSSMNTNSWEPYGEAIFGSRGTIVMKTEKEALLYKEPSRNSPGGVEQRIWVVNSQGDGPALDSYETGAPSAAANADAGMGPKISRGYREEMEHFCYCISTGENKLRCNGRVAMADAIMAMTANLAMKHKKRIVFKDEWFDPASDAVPETDEQVTTA